A single window of Selenomonas sputigena DNA harbors:
- a CDS encoding chemotaxis protein CheA, whose amino-acid sequence METNQYMDMFLDESREHLQSLNDGLLSLENDPNDVSVVNEIFRNAHTLKGMSATMGFNKIAELTHEMEDVLDLIRNNQLKVTEDIIETIFKCLDSLQEMIENVGNGDPEDLVDVSDLVKKLSSISKGEPQPEAQAAPAAADAPAAEAAPASSLDYTEDDKDAMRAAKQGGMAVFHIHIRLADTCLLKAARTYMVMNALDEIGDVIKSVPPAEDLEAEKFDHDFDLVLVTTSDTQAVSDALAPVSELEEVKIEEVDPDNLAAPAPAPAAAEPPKASAPAPAAPAPAAKPAAKPTAKPAAKPAAKHAPAEKKHHASQSVRVDIEKLDNLMNLVGELVINKVRLEQIGTTNRMPELTETLEQMDRVTTDLQNVVMKVRMVPVSQVFNRFPRMVRDIAKELNKDINLTVEGEETELDRTVIDEIGDPLMHLLRNSLDHGVEHPDDREKKGKPRTGEVGLIARHEGNNVVIMVTDDGAGIDAEKIRAKAVEKGLYTQEEADALSDTDAVRIIFAPGFSTADHITDISGRGVGMDVVRSKIESLGGHVDVETKIDEGSVFKIKLPLTLAIIQALLVKVQEEMYAIPLGSIDSTINIHPDDIKTVQNQAVIVLRGQIIPIINLSTALQVPRTTDEDNDDIFVVVVYVGERKAGIVVDNLIGQQEIVIKTLGKLLSGLKLFSGATVLGDGRVALILDVGTVVQQ is encoded by the coding sequence ATGGAAACAAATCAGTACATGGACATGTTTTTGGACGAGTCGCGCGAACATCTGCAGTCCTTGAACGATGGTCTGCTGAGCCTCGAGAATGACCCGAACGATGTGTCCGTCGTCAACGAGATCTTTCGTAACGCGCATACGCTGAAAGGCATGTCGGCGACGATGGGGTTCAACAAGATCGCCGAACTTACGCACGAGATGGAAGACGTCCTCGACCTCATCCGCAACAACCAGCTCAAGGTGACGGAGGACATCATCGAGACGATCTTCAAGTGCCTTGACTCCCTGCAGGAGATGATCGAGAACGTCGGCAACGGCGACCCCGAGGATCTCGTCGACGTTTCCGATCTCGTGAAGAAGCTCTCGTCCATTTCCAAGGGCGAGCCGCAGCCGGAGGCGCAAGCGGCGCCGGCCGCAGCGGATGCGCCGGCGGCTGAGGCAGCGCCCGCATCCTCGCTCGATTATACCGAGGATGACAAGGATGCGATGCGCGCGGCGAAGCAGGGCGGCATGGCTGTCTTTCACATACACATCCGTCTCGCCGATACATGCCTTTTGAAGGCAGCGCGCACCTACATGGTCATGAATGCCCTCGACGAGATCGGCGACGTCATCAAGTCGGTTCCGCCGGCGGAAGATCTGGAGGCGGAAAAGTTCGATCATGATTTCGATCTCGTTCTCGTAACGACATCCGATACGCAGGCGGTTTCCGATGCGCTTGCACCCGTTTCTGAATTGGAAGAGGTGAAGATCGAGGAAGTCGACCCCGACAATCTCGCAGCGCCTGCGCCTGCTCCGGCAGCAGCAGAGCCGCCGAAGGCTTCCGCTCCCGCCCCCGCAGCACCAGCTCCTGCGGCGAAGCCCGCGGCAAAGCCTACGGCGAAACCGGCAGCAAAGCCCGCGGCAAAGCACGCGCCCGCAGAGAAGAAGCATCATGCGAGCCAGTCCGTGCGCGTTGACATTGAGAAGCTCGACAACCTCATGAACCTCGTTGGCGAGCTCGTCATCAACAAGGTGCGCCTTGAGCAGATCGGCACGACGAACCGCATGCCGGAACTGACGGAGACGTTGGAGCAGATGGATCGCGTGACGACGGACTTGCAGAACGTCGTCATGAAGGTGCGCATGGTTCCTGTCAGCCAGGTGTTCAACCGCTTCCCGCGCATGGTGCGCGATATCGCCAAGGAGCTCAACAAGGACATCAACCTCACGGTCGAGGGCGAGGAGACTGAACTCGATCGCACGGTCATCGACGAGATCGGCGATCCATTGATGCACCTTCTGAGAAATTCGCTCGATCATGGTGTCGAGCATCCTGACGACCGTGAGAAAAAGGGCAAGCCGCGCACGGGCGAGGTCGGACTCATCGCGCGTCACGAGGGAAATAACGTCGTCATTATGGTCACGGACGACGGTGCGGGCATCGACGCCGAAAAGATTCGCGCAAAAGCTGTGGAGAAGGGTCTCTACACGCAGGAGGAAGCTGACGCACTTTCCGATACGGATGCTGTGCGCATCATCTTTGCGCCAGGATTCTCCACGGCCGATCACATCACGGACATTTCGGGCCGCGGCGTGGGCATGGACGTCGTGCGCAGCAAGATTGAGTCGTTGGGCGGTCACGTCGATGTTGAGACGAAGATTGATGAAGGCTCGGTATTCAAAATCAAATTGCCTCTGACGCTCGCCATCATCCAGGCTCTCCTCGTCAAGGTGCAGGAGGAGATGTATGCGATTCCTCTCGGCTCGATCGACAGCACGATCAACATTCATCCGGACGACATCAAGACGGTGCAGAATCAAGCGGTCATCGTACTGCGCGGGCAGATCATCCCGATCATCAACCTCAGCACGGCGCTCCAGGTGCCGCGCACGACGGACGAGGACAACGACGACATCTTCGTTGTCGTCGTCTATGTCGGCGAGCGTAAGGCGGGTATCGTCGTAGACAACCTTATCGGTCAGCAGGAAATCGTCATCAAGACGCTCGGAAAACTCCTTTCCGGACTCAAGCTCTTCTCCGGAGCCACCGTGCTCGGAGATGGCCGTGTCGCCTTGATTTTGGATGTCGGTACGGTCGTGCAGCAGTAA
- a CDS encoding chemotaxis protein CheD: MADMLRVGIADYKVGKAPQQIISYGLGSCIGISLYDPQTKVGGLVHIMLPDSTQARAHENHAKFADTGVPLLLGEVLKLGAAKNRLVAKIAGGAQMFSFANASDVMRVGLRNAEAAKKALAKEGIRIVAEDTGGTYGRTVQVDLATGDYKVKTIDRGEKII; the protein is encoded by the coding sequence ATGGCTGATATGTTACGCGTAGGAATCGCGGATTACAAGGTCGGTAAGGCTCCGCAGCAGATCATCAGCTACGGTCTTGGCTCCTGCATCGGCATATCCCTCTACGATCCGCAGACGAAGGTCGGCGGCCTCGTGCACATCATGCTGCCGGACAGCACGCAGGCGAGAGCGCACGAGAATCATGCGAAGTTTGCTGATACGGGCGTGCCTTTGTTGCTCGGCGAGGTCTTGAAACTCGGTGCGGCGAAGAACCGTCTCGTCGCGAAGATCGCGGGAGGCGCACAGATGTTCTCGTTCGCCAATGCGTCCGACGTCATGCGCGTGGGTCTGAGAAATGCGGAGGCTGCAAAGAAGGCGCTCGCCAAGGAAGGCATACGCATCGTTGCCGAGGATACGGGCGGCACGTACGGCCGCACGGTACAAGTCGATTTGGCAACGGGAGATTACAAGGTCAAGACGATCGATCGCGGGGAAAAGATTATTTAA
- a CDS encoding DUF342 domain-containing protein translates to MSEQERVDGERPVYSKINIHVSSDKMVATVGFDHTDSNAYPTAEMIKKALQDKGVVFGLDEAAIEQGAKDGQDFEAALGKEPQHGEDAYLKKNYDLGVKGRPKTDEYDRADYKNMNLFVLVKQGELLAERVLQTDGEPGMNVLGGKVNQKKGRPLVFKAGKNASIRDENFLYADIDGQIVDTGKVIGVDPRLVIKEDVGVGTGNIDFTGAVAVQGSVQAGFVVKATGDIEVGGIVSGAEVEGNNILVKGGIQGMNRGFVKAKGTLMAFFAENAEIEAGHNVTIADVVLNSQVRAGKKVTVLGRRGQIMGGSTFAGEEIEATQIGNPANVATKLEVGVNPMVQRQYKAVCQEYGDTKKKLDEIKKTLATLGKVDISKLPPERQEMVVQLGKVRFQVEGQLERLLEEMDGLEEKIQSMKRGRIRAADTIYPGVKLKINNVIKNVHSEEKRCTLSVEGDQIRTGAY, encoded by the coding sequence ATGAGCGAACAGGAAAGGGTTGACGGAGAGCGTCCAGTCTACAGCAAGATCAATATCCATGTCAGTTCGGACAAGATGGTGGCTACGGTCGGGTTTGACCACACGGATTCCAACGCATATCCGACGGCCGAGATGATCAAGAAGGCGCTCCAGGACAAGGGTGTCGTATTCGGCCTCGACGAGGCGGCGATCGAGCAGGGCGCGAAGGATGGCCAGGATTTCGAAGCGGCGCTTGGCAAGGAGCCTCAGCATGGCGAGGATGCCTATCTGAAGAAGAACTACGACCTCGGGGTCAAGGGACGCCCCAAGACCGACGAATATGATCGTGCGGACTACAAGAATATGAACCTCTTCGTGCTCGTGAAGCAGGGCGAGCTTCTCGCTGAACGCGTTCTGCAGACGGACGGAGAGCCGGGCATGAACGTGCTCGGTGGCAAGGTCAACCAAAAGAAGGGGAGGCCGCTCGTATTCAAGGCGGGGAAAAACGCTTCGATTCGCGATGAGAATTTCCTCTATGCCGATATCGACGGTCAAATTGTTGATACGGGAAAAGTCATCGGCGTCGACCCTCGCCTCGTCATCAAGGAGGATGTGGGTGTCGGCACGGGCAACATCGACTTCACGGGGGCGGTCGCTGTCCAGGGAAGCGTGCAGGCGGGATTCGTCGTCAAGGCTACGGGCGACATCGAGGTCGGCGGCATCGTTTCGGGCGCCGAGGTCGAGGGAAATAATATTCTCGTCAAGGGCGGTATCCAGGGCATGAATCGCGGCTTCGTCAAGGCGAAGGGGACGCTCATGGCATTTTTTGCAGAAAATGCAGAGATCGAAGCGGGACATAATGTCACGATTGCTGACGTTGTACTGAATTCACAGGTGCGCGCAGGCAAAAAGGTCACAGTGCTCGGCAGGCGCGGGCAGATCATGGGAGGATCGACGTTCGCCGGGGAAGAAATCGAGGCGACGCAGATCGGCAATCCCGCGAATGTCGCGACGAAACTTGAAGTCGGCGTCAATCCGATGGTGCAGCGTCAGTACAAGGCAGTGTGCCAGGAGTACGGCGATACGAAGAAAAAGCTCGATGAGATCAAGAAGACGCTCGCGACGCTCGGCAAGGTTGATATCAGCAAACTGCCGCCCGAGAGGCAGGAAATGGTCGTACAGTTGGGGAAGGTGCGCTTCCAAGTAGAGGGCCAGTTGGAGCGTCTTCTGGAAGAGATGGACGGACTTGAGGAGAAAATTCAGAGCATGAAGCGCGGCCGTATTCGTGCTGCCGATACGATATATCCAGGCGTGAAGCTCAAGATCAACAACGTCATCAAGAATGTTCATTCGGAGGAGAAACGCTGCACGTTGAGCGTGGAAGGCGATCAGATCCGCACGGGCGCTTATTGA
- a CDS encoding FliA/WhiG family RNA polymerase sigma factor, with amino-acid sequence MKKAETPSAEIQDLWALYRETRAPEVRDKIVEKYLPLVNIIAGRVVVGLPAHVDRDDLVSSGFFGLLDAIERYDVERGNKFETYGGVRIRGAMLDYLRTMDWIPVSKRQKIRRYEQAVTTLEGRLGRSATDDELAAELKISKKELHDLVSQTNIATVIPLEEYVRTESPSSQTIDPEENAEKNELRDTLAEAIDQLPEKERTVVSLYYYEELTLKEISLILHLSEARISQLHTKAVFRLRGFLARWKKSLME; translated from the coding sequence ATGAAAAAGGCAGAGACCCCCTCCGCAGAAATTCAAGATCTTTGGGCGCTTTACCGGGAAACGCGCGCACCGGAAGTTCGTGACAAGATTGTCGAAAAGTACTTGCCGCTCGTCAATATCATTGCGGGACGTGTCGTCGTCGGCCTGCCCGCACATGTTGATCGGGACGATCTCGTTTCGAGCGGCTTTTTTGGTTTGCTTGACGCAATCGAGCGATACGACGTCGAGCGCGGCAACAAATTTGAAACGTATGGCGGCGTGCGCATTCGCGGCGCCATGCTTGACTATTTGCGTACGATGGATTGGATTCCCGTATCGAAAAGGCAGAAGATTCGGCGCTATGAGCAGGCGGTGACGACATTGGAAGGCCGCCTGGGGCGCTCGGCGACGGACGACGAACTTGCCGCGGAACTCAAGATATCGAAGAAGGAGCTGCACGATCTCGTTTCGCAGACGAATATCGCGACGGTCATTCCGCTTGAAGAGTATGTCCGCACGGAATCCCCGTCCTCACAGACGATCGATCCCGAAGAAAATGCCGAGAAAAACGAATTGCGTGACACCTTAGCGGAAGCAATCGACCAGCTTCCGGAGAAGGAGCGCACGGTCGTTTCTCTCTATTATTATGAGGAACTTACCTTAAAGGAAATCAGCCTCATCCTGCATCTTTCGGAGGCGCGGATTTCTCAGCTCCATACGAAGGCTGTCTTTCGGCTTCGGGGCTTTTTGGCGAGATGGAAAAAAAGCCTCATGGAGTGA
- a CDS encoding MinD/ParA family protein, protein MQDQAASLRKLVENKKDSAAADSGTDAAREGPEPSAARPVPKEGARIIAVTSGKGGVGKSNLTVNLALAFLAEGKKTLVIDADLGMANVDVLLGTSSKYNLLHLLDEDVVLDDVILKGPYGLRYISGGSGMEQAGEFTPAERDLLEEKLTGCGELADVILIDTGAGIGRNVLDFILAADEVILVTTPEPTAMTDAYAVMKAYSMYAAKPNMRLVVNRVYDEAEGLEVAEKLRKTAERFLHMEIQSLGAIYEDRTMIQAVRQQKPILEAYPDALAAKCIKAIARSMLYGEKVFIKKGWKSFLQYFLDFTR, encoded by the coding sequence ATGCAGGACCAGGCAGCGAGCCTTCGAAAGCTCGTAGAAAACAAAAAGGACTCTGCCGCTGCGGATTCCGGCACGGACGCTGCCCGGGAGGGGCCAGAGCCGAGTGCGGCGCGCCCTGTGCCAAAGGAGGGTGCACGTATCATTGCCGTCACGAGCGGCAAGGGCGGTGTTGGCAAGTCGAACCTGACCGTGAACCTTGCGCTCGCCTTTCTTGCCGAGGGAAAGAAGACGCTTGTCATCGATGCTGACCTCGGCATGGCGAATGTCGACGTCCTTTTGGGAACCTCTTCGAAATATAATCTTCTGCATCTGTTGGATGAGGATGTCGTGCTCGACGACGTGATCTTGAAGGGGCCTTATGGGCTTCGCTATATCTCGGGCGGCTCGGGCATGGAACAGGCGGGCGAGTTCACGCCCGCCGAGCGGGATTTGCTCGAAGAAAAACTCACAGGCTGCGGGGAATTAGCCGATGTCATCCTCATCGATACAGGTGCAGGCATCGGCAGAAACGTCCTCGATTTTATCTTGGCGGCGGATGAGGTGATCCTTGTGACGACGCCCGAGCCGACGGCCATGACCGACGCTTATGCCGTCATGAAGGCGTACAGCATGTATGCGGCGAAGCCGAACATGCGCCTCGTCGTCAATCGTGTCTACGACGAGGCAGAAGGTCTCGAAGTGGCGGAAAAGCTCAGGAAGACGGCGGAGCGTTTCCTGCACATGGAAATCCAATCCCTCGGGGCGATTTACGAGGATCGCACGATGATCCAGGCGGTGCGTCAGCAGAAGCCGATTCTTGAGGCGTATCCAGACGCGCTTGCGGCAAAGTGCATCAAGGCGATTGCGAGATCCATGCTCTATGGGGAAAAGGTCTTTATCAAAAAAGGTTGGAAATCATTTCTGCAATATTTCCTTGATTTTACACGATGA
- a CDS encoding chemotaxis protein CheC has translation MTEDIIDLSPVQLDVLREIGNVGAGNSATALSQLINRRIDMNVPKVSVVPLDEVPDLVGGPETIVVGVFLRVYGKAPSNILFLMPKDSAFYLVDALMGKESGETTHLDMMAESALMEIGNILAGAYLNALYSFTNLSLIPSIPALAMDMAGAILNVVLVQLGQMGDHAMVIETEFLAEDDELRGHFFLVPDPGSMEMILSAVGVG, from the coding sequence ATGACGGAAGATATTATCGATCTCTCCCCGGTACAGCTTGATGTGCTGCGGGAGATAGGAAATGTCGGTGCGGGGAACTCTGCGACGGCCTTGTCGCAGCTCATCAACCGCCGCATTGATATGAATGTGCCGAAGGTTTCGGTCGTCCCTCTCGACGAGGTTCCCGACCTCGTCGGCGGGCCGGAGACGATCGTCGTCGGTGTTTTTCTGCGCGTCTATGGCAAGGCGCCGAGCAACATTCTGTTCCTCATGCCGAAGGACAGCGCTTTCTACCTTGTCGACGCCCTCATGGGCAAGGAGTCGGGAGAGACGACGCATCTCGACATGATGGCAGAGTCCGCCTTGATGGAAATCGGCAACATCTTGGCAGGAGCTTACCTCAATGCGCTCTACAGCTTCACGAACCTCTCGCTCATTCCGTCGATTCCGGCGCTCGCTATGGATATGGCAGGCGCCATCTTGAACGTCGTGCTCGTACAGCTCGGCCAGATGGGCGATCACGCCATGGTCATCGAGACGGAGTTCCTTGCCGAAGATGATGAGTTGCGCGGGCACTTCTTCCTTGTACCGGATCCAGGCTCCATGGAAATGATTCTTTCTGCAGTGGGGGTTGGATGA
- a CDS encoding flagellar brake protein has translation MAGDLMNAATVLKIGQRVEFYLEDDDIRYTSRIEDITADRLIVAMPVDERRRPIIPAAGEQLYGLAVGEACRYRFFSVFKGKARDPIPVWMITKPEVVERHQNRSFVRAMVRLPIQVRIIDTEGRESELMKLYTTDVSGGGVSFIVPRHVKVNSRASIVFTNFPNIGTLSVMARIVRSLPLEPSDRGWQLGAHFLELDRGTMNKIVHFVFSELRRQLTLHPDSPARE, from the coding sequence ATGGCAGGCGATTTGATGAATGCGGCAACGGTGTTGAAAATTGGGCAGAGGGTTGAGTTTTACCTGGAAGATGACGATATAAGATATACGAGCCGCATAGAAGATATCACTGCAGACCGATTGATCGTCGCCATGCCCGTGGACGAAAGGCGCCGCCCCATCATACCGGCGGCGGGTGAGCAGCTCTATGGCCTCGCTGTGGGCGAGGCATGTCGCTACCGATTTTTTTCCGTATTCAAGGGGAAGGCGCGCGATCCGATTCCTGTCTGGATGATCACGAAGCCGGAAGTCGTCGAGCGCCATCAGAACCGCAGCTTTGTGCGTGCAATGGTGCGCCTGCCGATTCAGGTGCGGATCATCGATACGGAGGGGCGCGAGAGCGAGCTTATGAAGCTTTACACTACGGACGTCAGTGGCGGCGGTGTTTCCTTCATTGTGCCGCGTCACGTCAAGGTCAACAGCCGTGCGTCCATCGTGTTTACGAACTTCCCAAATATCGGCACGCTGTCCGTCATGGCTCGCATCGTACGTTCCCTACCGCTTGAGCCGAGCGATCGCGGCTGGCAGCTAGGGGCGCACTTTCTGGAGCTTGATCGGGGAACAATGAATAAAATTGTTCACTTCGTTTTCAGTGAACTGCGCCGCCAACTCACCTTGCACCCTGACAGTCCCGCTCGGGAATAA
- a CDS encoding DUF6115 domain-containing protein, which translates to MITEILGALIVLGAVLVLIMRRLLSKGKAKEKESVEVSASRLRYEIERSGDAVIGRMQIHVERLERILAEANAQKAALDERLAALAQWEKVYGARLGALPQQMEFASSAPRTATQAPPTASPVTAAPAVSAPSAVEVAAPSAAAIAPAAASTVGAGETASSFQAALMKQMAGSPIGGAVDLQLPPEEMETDAAANIAHGTQAVQENMRREIPVQEDAASLALSTAQMPDETQDDEAYEYEEYEEDESEEEDEEAVMEEEADEYEEDEPADEEEPPEFSDEDLTAVQEADEADDVKSPSPDVPPSRQQEQIRAFLRQGMSAEEISQRLGLGLGAIELVRHMEKRAHEE; encoded by the coding sequence GTGATCACGGAAATTCTGGGCGCATTGATTGTCTTGGGGGCGGTGCTCGTCCTCATCATGCGACGCCTTTTAAGCAAGGGAAAGGCCAAGGAGAAGGAGTCGGTCGAAGTTTCTGCGAGCCGTCTGCGCTATGAGATCGAGCGATCGGGTGACGCCGTCATCGGTAGGATGCAGATCCATGTCGAACGATTGGAGCGTATTTTGGCGGAGGCGAACGCGCAGAAGGCGGCTTTGGATGAGCGCCTCGCTGCCCTCGCGCAGTGGGAGAAGGTCTACGGCGCACGGCTCGGTGCTTTGCCGCAGCAGATGGAGTTCGCGTCTTCTGCGCCCCGCACGGCGACACAGGCGCCTCCGACTGCTTCTCCCGTCACTGCGGCGCCCGCTGTTTCCGCCCCTTCTGCCGTCGAAGTTGCCGCACCGTCCGCTGCAGCCATTGCGCCCGCTGCGGCTTCCACCGTCGGTGCAGGAGAGACGGCGTCGAGCTTTCAGGCAGCCCTGATGAAGCAGATGGCCGGAAGCCCGATTGGCGGTGCGGTGGATTTGCAGCTGCCGCCTGAGGAAATGGAGACGGACGCGGCGGCGAACATCGCGCATGGCACTCAGGCGGTGCAGGAGAATATGCGTCGGGAGATTCCCGTCCAAGAAGATGCCGCATCTCTTGCGTTGTCGACGGCCCAAATGCCCGATGAGACGCAGGATGATGAGGCGTATGAGTACGAGGAGTACGAGGAAGACGAGTCGGAGGAAGAAGACGAAGAGGCAGTGATGGAAGAAGAGGCGGACGAATACGAAGAGGACGAACCGGCGGACGAGGAAGAGCCGCCGGAGTTTTCGGACGAGGATTTGACCGCTGTGCAGGAAGCGGACGAGGCAGACGATGTGAAAAGCCCGTCGCCTGATGTGCCTCCGAGCCGTCAGCAAGAACAGATCCGTGCCTTCCTGCGCCAAGGAATGAGCGCGGAGGAAATTTCTCAGCGACTGGGACTTGGACTCGGCGCCATCGAACTCGTTCGTCACATGGAAAAGCGTGCGCACGAAGAGTAA
- the flhF gene encoding flagellar biosynthesis protein FlhF — MAQVKDELGDDAVILHTKKIKKGGILGYGAKEIFEVTAALDEVTRRPPKKRSERLPTLAELQAEAAGGETKPKSAVPLPQGHAAALTQAAPVAPAQQAPVPVPAGSPVAPVPPLMQSHQPMQQPPPIESQQPMQQPRLSQSAAKSYRTAGTEAAVAEAARQARAASPVAHGDASAESFVPSFPSGKTPEAPFQPLVPSAGEAPQEPPVRKARRRKPAQPKRRKVHAAEAKETAGVEVEREASSSRRGKREEDEAAASSQEKRREDESPSSKSEEERQRETIEELQNELAQMKAMLVQVVSKEKTPEDEMSLQQVLKQQEVESDIIDDVVLQLPAEAILADKDTPLALEGLKKYLADNVQMADGLELKSRKRKIAALLGPTGVGKTTTLAKIAAQCVLEKGISTAFITADTYRISAVEQLKTYADILGLPIAIVYTPDELKEAIQKFRQKQLILIDTAGRSQHNRRQMAELKEFLAVNQNIEKYLVLSATTKNEDAKDIIDKFSVCKPDKVIFTKTDETKSLGIILNILRRKEMRLSYLTNGQSVPDDIVPAEAGKLAELFLR; from the coding sequence ATGGCTCAGGTGAAAGATGAGCTTGGCGACGACGCGGTGATTCTGCATACAAAAAAAATAAAGAAGGGCGGCATCCTTGGCTATGGTGCAAAAGAGATTTTCGAGGTGACGGCGGCTCTCGACGAGGTGACGCGGCGTCCCCCCAAGAAGCGGTCTGAGCGTTTGCCGACGCTTGCCGAACTGCAGGCTGAGGCAGCGGGCGGAGAAACGAAGCCGAAGAGCGCGGTGCCGCTGCCGCAAGGTCATGCGGCTGCACTGACGCAAGCGGCGCCTGTTGCTCCCGCCCAGCAGGCGCCTGTCCCAGTTCCTGCAGGTTCGCCGGTCGCTCCTGTGCCGCCGCTTATGCAGTCACATCAGCCGATGCAGCAGCCTCCGCCGATCGAGTCACAGCAGCCGATGCAGCAGCCTCGGCTTTCGCAGAGCGCGGCCAAAAGCTACCGAACGGCAGGCACGGAAGCTGCGGTTGCTGAGGCTGCGAGGCAGGCGCGTGCAGCATCGCCCGTCGCGCATGGTGATGCTTCGGCTGAGTCGTTCGTACCATCGTTTCCTTCGGGAAAGACGCCGGAAGCTCCCTTTCAACCGCTCGTGCCGTCTGCCGGGGAAGCCCCTCAAGAACCGCCCGTACGCAAGGCGCGGCGCAGGAAGCCTGCACAGCCAAAGCGAAGAAAAGTGCATGCAGCGGAGGCGAAAGAAACTGCAGGAGTAGAGGTGGAAAGGGAGGCGTCATCTTCGCGCAGGGGGAAGCGTGAGGAGGACGAGGCAGCCGCATCTTCACAGGAAAAGCGGCGAGAAGACGAGTCGCCGTCTTCCAAGAGTGAGGAAGAGCGCCAGCGCGAAACCATCGAGGAATTGCAAAATGAGCTGGCTCAAATGAAGGCGATGCTCGTCCAGGTCGTCAGCAAGGAGAAGACGCCCGAGGACGAGATGTCCCTGCAGCAGGTGTTGAAGCAGCAAGAGGTCGAATCGGACATCATCGACGACGTCGTACTGCAGCTTCCCGCTGAAGCCATTCTGGCCGACAAGGATACGCCGCTTGCCTTAGAAGGGCTGAAGAAGTATCTCGCCGACAACGTGCAGATGGCGGATGGACTTGAACTCAAGAGCCGCAAGCGAAAGATCGCGGCTCTCTTGGGGCCGACGGGCGTCGGCAAGACGACGACGCTCGCGAAGATCGCCGCGCAGTGCGTCTTGGAAAAGGGCATCAGCACGGCGTTCATCACGGCGGATACGTATCGCATATCGGCGGTCGAGCAGCTCAAGACGTATGCCGATATCCTCGGACTTCCCATCGCCATCGTCTATACGCCTGATGAACTCAAGGAAGCCATACAGAAATTTCGTCAGAAGCAGTTGATTCTCATTGACACGGCGGGGCGCAGTCAACACAACCGTCGTCAGATGGCGGAACTCAAGGAATTTCTTGCCGTTAACCAGAATATTGAGAAGTATCTTGTCCTCAGTGCCACGACGAAGAATGAGGATGCGAAAGACATCATCGACAAGTTCTCCGTCTGCAAGCCAGACAAGGTAATCTTCACGAAGACGGATGAAACGAAGAGCCTCGGCATCATTCTGAACATCTTGCGCAGGAAGGAAATGCGGCTCTCCTATCTGACGAACGGACAGAGCGTTCCCGATGACATTGTACCGGCAGAGGCCGGAAAGCTTGCGGAACTTTTTTTGAGGTAG
- a CDS encoding chemotaxis protein CheW translates to MAKEKKTIMEDVQVAAFKLLKEEYGVNILNVQEIKVLTDITRVPFAPDYIKGVINLRGSVLPVIDLKRRIGLEDAPYTDATRIIIMKIGEFSIGMIVDAVTEVLTISGRDINPAKDVSDSTSNRFVSSIGNIDARLIIMLNLDEIVDLPEDMK, encoded by the coding sequence ATGGCTAAGGAAAAGAAGACAATCATGGAAGACGTTCAGGTGGCCGCGTTCAAGCTCTTGAAGGAAGAGTACGGCGTCAACATCCTGAACGTGCAGGAAATCAAGGTTTTGACGGACATCACGCGCGTGCCCTTCGCCCCCGACTACATCAAGGGCGTCATCAATCTGCGCGGCAGCGTCCTTCCCGTCATCGACCTCAAGCGCCGCATCGGTCTTGAGGACGCTCCCTACACGGATGCGACGCGCATCATCATCATGAAGATCGGCGAGTTCTCCATTGGCATGATCGTCGACGCTGTGACGGAAGTGCTGACGATCTCCGGACGTGACATCAATCCGGCGAAGGACGTCAGCGACAGCACGAGCAACCGCTTTGTCAGCAGCATCGGCAACATTGATGCACGACTGATCATCATGCTGAATCTCGATGAGATCGTTGACCTGCCGGAAGATATGAAATAA